The genomic interval CGCCGCCCCGTACGGAGCGGCGGAGGGGGTATGGATCACCCCGGACCCGTGTCGTGGCGCCCGAGGCGCCGGATGGAATGTATCGGGGCCGTGCCATTCGCGATCCGCATGGGATCCCGGAGCGCCGCCGCAAGGGCGGCCGCATGGCACGAGCCTGAAACGCTCCACCCGGCAGCACGCGGCACCGGGTTACTCTGACGGCCGCCCCGAAAACAAAGGAGCCCCTTGCTGATGCGAGGAGCTCCGGGACGATGACCGGCAATGTTCAGCTCTATTCAACCGCGACAGGGCGAGGCCCGCCGGGTTGGGTGCGCCCTTATGCCTGATTTGCATGCCGGTCAAGGGCAGTCACGCCCGGGCGGGGCCGGCCAGCGGGGAGGCGCCGGCTACATTTCCTCGTCAACCGACATGGTTTCCATCATGTCCGCCTGTTCCTCCAGCGCGTCCGCCGGGTCGACCCGCTCCTCCAGCCCCTGCGTGACGGTGAGCGTGTAGGGGCCCGACGTACCGCTCAGGCCGGTCGCGCGGATGCGCAGGTCGTCGAGCCAGCGGGGCGCGTCCGTCACGCCGGACAGGTCGATCGGCAACAGCGCATCGAGATTGCCGGCGCCATCATCATCCGTATCCAGTACGGAAAAGCCCATCGGCGTATCGAAGCCGACCTCAAGATAGGGATCGATGCTGCTGCCGAAGTCGGGGTCGCCGCCATCGCTGGCGTTCATGTGGACGGTGATGGCTCGCTCGCCCGCACCGCCCGCCACGATCGCGGCCTTGGCCTCCTCGCTCAGCCGATAGGTGATGCTGGCGGGGATGAGCGTCTGGTCCGTCGCCGAATCGGCGAGTTCGCCGGTGGCCGGATCGTCGAGGCCGATCACCTGCTGCGGCAGTTGCGCCGCCGGCTGGCGCCGCTCGCGAACGCGCAGGACGTAATCGCCCGTGCTTCCGTTATAGCCGGTCGCGACGATGGTGTATGTGCCGCTTTCGGGAAAGACGTAGCGCAGGGCGGAGTTCAGCTCCTGCCCGCCATCATCGTCCATCAGGGCGGTTTCGCCACTCGGATCGCGCAAAGCCAGATAGGGATCGAGCCCGTCGCTCTCGGCCAGCAGCGCGATTTCCACCATCTGCCCCGCCTCCCCCTCGATGGCGTAGAGTTCCTCCGCGCCGTCGATCGTGCCGGTCGCGCGCCCGCCATAGGCGATGGGGCGGGTTACGGGCGGGGAGTAGGTGCTGGTGGTCAGCCGCAGGTCGAACGGACCGCCATAGGTTTCGGTATCGGCGGCGTATTCCCCTTCGTAACTGTCCACCTCGATGGCGATGCGTCGCCCGCCCTCCCCGGGAATGCGCAGGCGCGAATTGAGATCGTCGCCGCCATCGTCATCCTCGTCGATCAGCTCGCCGCTGGCGGCGTCCTTCACGCGCAGGACGGGATCGAAATCGTCGCGGCCGATGACGTCGATCTGCATGATGGCGCCGGCCGGGATCGACACGACGAAGCGTTCCGCCGCGCCGTCCACCTCGCCCTGATAGACGCGCACGTCGCTCGGTTCGGCATCGAGGTCGCGCACCTGCGCGAGCGCGACGTGCGGCAGCAGGGCGGCGCAGGCGGCGGCGGCGAGAAACAGGCGCGTGGTGTTGGAGAATCGCATTGTCGTACCCCCTTGTCGCGCGCAGATTATTGCGGGCGGCGCGGCAAGACAATCGCCTGGCTCACCGACCGAGGAAATCCGCCAGCGCGCGCACCTTGGCCTGCCGCCATTGCGGGCGCGGGGCGACCAGCCAGTAGGCGCGGCGGCACGGTTCGGCCTCTCCGAGCGACACCAGCCGCCCTTCCGCAAGCGCCCCAGCTGCAAGCGGCAGCGGCAGGATGGCGCGGCCCAGCCCGGCCAGCGCGCAGGCGAGCGCCTGCCCGGCATCGGCGACCCCCATCGCCACCCGCTCGCCCTCGGGCAGGGCGAAGCCGGGCCACTCGATCCAGTCGCCCGGCGCGTCCGCGTCGGCGGTGACGCTCACCCGTTCTCCGGGGGCGAGCTGCACGCCCTCCATGTCGCCCGGCCCCTCCACGAAGCGCACCGCGAGGTCGAGATTGGCCTCGGTGAAGTCGGCCTCGCCATCGGCGGTCAGCTGGAAGCGGACCTCGGGCCGGTCCGCGCGGAACGTGGCGAGGCGCGGGGCCAGCCACTGGGCGGTGAATTCACGCGGCGCGGCGATGGCGTAGCGCGACGAGCTCTGCCCGGCCTGCATCGCCTGCACGCTTTCCTCGAAGCGCAGGAACCCCTCGCGCAGCGTGTCCAGTCCCGCCTCCGCCTCGCTCGTGAGTTCCAGCCCGCGCGAGGTGCGGCGAAACAGCACGACGCCCAGCACATCCTCCAGCGCGCGGATCTGCTGCCCTACCGCCGCAGGCGTCACCGCCAGCTCGTCCGCCGCGCGGGTGAAGCTGAGATGCCGGGCAGCGGCATCGAGGACGCGCAGGGCATTGAGGGGAAGGTGGGTGCGTTTCATGGCTCTGGCGCTGCGCCTTTATGGCGCGGACGGGGGAACGGCAAGATGCGCGCTTGACCGCCCGCGCGCGAGGCCGCACCAGTGCAGCGGCTCATACCAGTCGGGAATTTCCATTCATGCTGCGCCTGTTGTCCGGCCTTCTGGCCTGTCTGTTGTGTCTCGCCCCGCCCGCCGCGGCGCAGGACGGCCTGCTGGAGGGACCGTACGATCCCGCCATCCCCACGCTTGAACAGGTCTCGGGATACGCGCCGGGCGAACAGATCAGTCGCCCCGACGCGATCCTCGCCTACATGCGCGCGCTCGAACAGGCCGCGCCAGGGCGGATGCGGATCGTCCAGTACGCGGTAAGCTGGGAAGGACGCCCGCTGATCTATGCCATCGTCACCAGCGCGGCCAACATGGCGCGAATCGACGCGATCAAGGCGGACATGCAGCGGATCGCCAATGGCGGCGCGCCGGACGCCGACAGCCTGCCCGTCACCTGGCTGAGCTACGGCGTCCACGGGGACGAGATCAGCTCCTCCGACGCCGCGCTCGCCCTCGCCTATCACCTGCTGGCGGCCGAGGGCGATCCGGCGGTCGACACCATCCTGGCGAACAGCGTCGTC from Aurantiacibacter spongiae carries:
- a CDS encoding LysR family transcriptional regulator, which produces MKRTHLPLNALRVLDAAARHLSFTRAADELAVTPAAVGQQIRALEDVLGVVLFRRTSRGLELTSEAEAGLDTLREGFLRFEESVQAMQAGQSSSRYAIAAPREFTAQWLAPRLATFRADRPEVRFQLTADGEADFTEANLDLAVRFVEGPGDMEGVQLAPGERVSVTADADAPGDWIEWPGFALPEGERVAMGVADAGQALACALAGLGRAILPLPLAAGALAEGRLVSLGEAEPCRRAYWLVAPRPQWRQAKVRALADFLGR
- a CDS encoding PPC domain-containing protein; protein product: MRFSNTTRLFLAAAACAALLPHVALAQVRDLDAEPSDVRVYQGEVDGAAERFVVSIPAGAIMQIDVIGRDDFDPVLRVKDAASGELIDEDDDGGDDLNSRLRIPGEGGRRIAIEVDSYEGEYAADTETYGGPFDLRLTTSTYSPPVTRPIAYGGRATGTIDGAEELYAIEGEAGQMVEIALLAESDGLDPYLALRDPSGETALMDDDGGQELNSALRYVFPESGTYTIVATGYNGSTGDYVLRVRERRQPAAQLPQQVIGLDDPATGELADSATDQTLIPASITYRLSEEAKAAIVAGGAGERAITVHMNASDGGDPDFGSSIDPYLEVGFDTPMGFSVLDTDDDGAGNLDALLPIDLSGVTDAPRWLDDLRIRATGLSGTSGPYTLTVTQGLEERVDPADALEEQADMMETMSVDEEM